The proteins below come from a single Triticum aestivum cultivar Chinese Spring chromosome 5D, IWGSC CS RefSeq v2.1, whole genome shotgun sequence genomic window:
- the LOC123125856 gene encoding putative F-box/LRR-repeat protein 23: MDDVAPPTMDWSLLPLDALSLIFVRLGAVDVLMGAGLVCHSWLMAAKLPEVWRSIDMDKHEVVLLKGDGVLCQMAKAAVDRSDGQLREFAGRLFVTDELIKYIVERSPSLTTLRLVSCFGVFSKQLANVIKESPLLELHSLELENIDLIVRKLTAVLESCPVLEVLGLQYCFLIGSNDEHALRAEFTRIKITTLKWDNECRD, translated from the exons ATGGACGATGTTGCGCCGCCGACCATGGACTGGTCGTTGCTGCCCCTCGATGCGTTGTCCTTGATCTTCGTCAGGCTCGGCGCCGTCGACGTCCTGATGGGCGCCGGCCTCGTGTGTCACTCCTGGCTCATGGCGGCGAAGTTGCCGGAGGTGTGGCGATCTATCGACATGGACAAACACGAGGTTGTGCTTCTAAAGGGCGATGGTGTCCTGTGTCAGATGGCGAAGGCAGCTGTCGACCGTTCCGACGGACAGCTCAGGGAGTTCGCCGGGAGGCTGTTTGTCACTGATGAGCTCATCAAGTATATCGTGGAAAG GTCACCCTCACTGACTACCCTTCGGCTTGTATCATGCTTCGGGGTCTTCAGCAAACAACTCGCCAATGTTATAAAAGAGTCACCTCTGCTGGAGCTGCATTCCCTTGAACTTGAAAACATTGACCTCATCGTGAGAAAATTGACCGCTGTCCTTGAGAGCTGCCCTGTCCTGGAAGTTCTTGGCTTGCAGTATTGTTTCTTGATTGGCTCCAATGATGAGCATGCCTTGCGGGCGGAATTCACTAGGATCAAGATCACAACGCTCAAGTGGGATAATGAGTGCCGCGACTAG